From the genome of Phytohabitans rumicis, one region includes:
- a CDS encoding helix-turn-helix domain-containing protein, whose translation MSNNRRSRTSRPARPEPGGEVTWTPDAICALGASTNLHTAAQIFGLAMSTAYLLVKRGQFPVPVIRVGAQYRVPVQPIIAALRLESGPDQPP comes from the coding sequence TTGAGTAACAACCGACGAAGCCGGACCAGCCGACCCGCTCGTCCCGAACCGGGCGGCGAGGTGACCTGGACGCCGGACGCGATCTGTGCCCTCGGCGCGTCCACCAACCTGCACACCGCGGCGCAGATCTTCGGCCTCGCGATGAGCACCGCCTACCTACTGGTCAAACGCGGCCAGTTCCCCGTCCCGGTCATCCGCGTGGGCGCCCAGTACCGGGTACCCGTCCAGCCCATCATCGCCGCCCTGCGCCTCGAGTCCGGACCCGACCAACCTCCGTAA
- a CDS encoding replication-relaxation family protein has product MPDRVLRAQSVLTARDHLLLEWLHDHGVLTTFQITHALFPSLDFAQRRLTRLTSIGVVDRFRPFKLDGGSFPYHYVIDQLGAEIVAAQRDEPPPRPGYGRARRRRWTSTRTIEHRLGVNGFFTDLAGYARSHPGHALVRWWPESRCAQPGAFTRRDDPIDLKARPTQVHPDGHGIWQTNGQQLPFFLEYDTGTEPITELARKLAGYYTLMVRGGPAWPVLFWLHATDRALHLHQEIAELNLPDLPVATGTRDHATAYGLDPADRVWWLHGHRGLLTLAEMFAVIPGLEDEEPETG; this is encoded by the coding sequence GTGCCTGACCGCGTTCTCCGCGCGCAGTCCGTGCTGACCGCCCGCGACCACCTCCTGCTGGAATGGCTGCACGACCACGGTGTGCTGACCACGTTCCAGATCACGCATGCCCTGTTCCCGTCTCTGGATTTCGCCCAACGCCGCCTCACCCGCCTGACCAGCATTGGTGTGGTGGACCGGTTCCGGCCGTTCAAACTCGACGGTGGCTCGTTTCCCTACCACTATGTGATCGACCAGTTGGGCGCGGAGATCGTTGCCGCGCAACGCGACGAACCGCCACCCCGGCCCGGCTACGGCCGCGCCCGCCGCCGGCGGTGGACCTCCACCCGCACGATCGAGCACCGGCTCGGGGTCAACGGGTTCTTCACCGACCTCGCCGGCTATGCCCGCTCCCACCCCGGCCACGCGCTGGTGCGGTGGTGGCCGGAGTCCCGATGCGCGCAGCCGGGCGCGTTCACCCGCCGCGACGACCCGATCGACCTGAAGGCCCGGCCGACCCAGGTGCACCCCGACGGGCACGGCATCTGGCAGACCAACGGCCAACAGCTGCCGTTCTTCCTGGAGTACGACACCGGCACCGAGCCGATCACCGAACTGGCCCGCAAACTCGCCGGCTACTACACGTTGATGGTGCGCGGCGGGCCGGCCTGGCCGGTGCTGTTCTGGCTGCACGCCACCGACCGCGCCCTTCACCTGCACCAGGAAATCGCCGAACTGAACCTGCCGGACCTGCCGGTGGCCACCGGCACCCGCGACCACGCCACCGCTTACGGGCTGGACCCGGCTGACCGGGTGTGGTGGCTGCACGGGCACCGCGGCCTGCTCACCCTCGCCGAGATGTTCGCCGTCATCCCCGGTCTGGAAGACGAAGAACCCGAAACCGGCTGA
- a CDS encoding replication-relaxation family protein, translating to MTTTHPNPFTVPSPKPIPADLSLYELRRTTGRDRWAILMIAEHRILTTAQLTALGFHPDPAGTERRLRILARRGWLDRFSIGPTRTNTIETVWCLGPLGAVMATPPADPIPSPARTYRQQQRLWANPHLAELWDLNQFFVDLATHARRTDATDLRAWWSPRTCHGVLAPDRNPAWHGEYIHHGGRHGFWLEPDPGDTPIPALANRVHRYPPKAERTGLATLLYRATDPDREAALHRQLARLNLHQLTVATTHPDAGHPADKAWRPVGATGRVALHQFPRTEQLEHPNDQALFLDAANLAVHPIHDPNRPGDESIVDGEYSYTRQP from the coding sequence GTGACGACCACCCACCCGAATCCGTTCACCGTCCCCTCACCCAAACCGATCCCTGCCGACCTGTCGCTCTACGAACTCCGGCGGACCACCGGCCGGGATCGCTGGGCGATCCTGATGATCGCCGAGCACCGGATCCTGACCACGGCCCAGCTCACCGCGTTGGGCTTCCACCCCGACCCGGCCGGGACCGAACGCCGGCTGCGGATCCTTGCCCGCCGTGGCTGGCTGGACCGCTTCTCGATCGGCCCGACCCGCACCAACACCATCGAGACGGTGTGGTGCCTCGGCCCGCTCGGCGCGGTCATGGCCACACCACCGGCCGATCCGATCCCCAGCCCGGCCCGCACCTACCGGCAGCAGCAGCGGCTGTGGGCGAATCCGCACCTTGCCGAGCTGTGGGATCTCAACCAGTTCTTCGTCGACCTCGCCACCCACGCCCGCAGAACCGACGCGACGGATCTGCGGGCCTGGTGGTCACCGCGCACCTGCCACGGCGTACTCGCCCCGGACCGGAACCCCGCCTGGCACGGCGAGTACATCCACCACGGCGGGCGGCACGGGTTCTGGCTCGAACCCGACCCCGGCGACACCCCCATCCCGGCCCTGGCGAACCGGGTCCACCGCTACCCGCCCAAAGCCGAGCGGACCGGCCTGGCCACGCTGCTGTACCGGGCAACCGACCCGGACCGAGAAGCCGCCCTGCACCGGCAGTTGGCGCGGCTCAACCTGCACCAGCTGACCGTCGCCACCACCCACCCCGACGCCGGTCACCCCGCCGACAAGGCGTGGCGGCCGGTCGGGGCGACCGGCCGGGTGGCGTTGCACCAGTTCCCGCGCACAGAGCAGTTGGAACACCCCAACGACCAGGCGCTGTTCCTCGACGCGGCGAACCTCGCCGTACACCCCATCCACGACCCGAACCGCCCCGGCGACGAATCCATCGTCGACGGCGAATACTCCTACACCCGGCAGCCGTAA
- a CDS encoding tyrosine-type recombinase/integrase, producing MRPARRRSPAGQERGDDQQPDRHPRPDHPTETPKSDAGNRDLVLDDDTVKVLTAYKARRAAWKLAAGTDWPDTGLFFVRPDGRAWHPNLVTQRFRRLLRKAGLPPIRPHDLRHGAATMALDAGIDIKVVSEQLGHTTTTLTRDTYTSVVKRLHHEAADAVANKIKQRRRKTA from the coding sequence GTGCGGCCTGCTCGACGCCGAAGTCCGGCTGGCCAAGAAAGAGGTGACGATCAACAACCAGATCGCCACCCACGGCCGGACCACCCAACAGAAACCCCGAAGAGCGACGCCGGGAACCGGGACCTCGTCCTCGACGACGACACCGTCAAGGTCCTCACCGCGTACAAGGCCCGCCGCGCCGCCTGGAAACTCGCCGCCGGCACCGACTGGCCCGACACCGGCCTGTTCTTCGTCCGCCCCGACGGCCGGGCATGGCACCCCAACCTGGTAACCCAACGCTTCCGCCGACTGCTGCGCAAGGCCGGGCTGCCACCCATCCGGCCGCACGACCTGCGCCACGGCGCCGCCACCATGGCCCTCGACGCCGGCATCGACATCAAGGTCGTCTCCGAACAACTCGGCCACACCACCACCACACTCACCCGCGACACCTACACCAGCGTCGTCAAACGCCTCCACCACGAAGCCGCCGACGCGGTCGCCAACAAGATCAAACAGCGGCGACGCAAGACCGCCTGA
- a CDS encoding IS3 family transposase (programmed frameshift) codes for MPAPHPAEFRRRAVELARRREKPVAELAKSLGISESCLRNWMSQADVEEGHREGLTGAEREELRVLRRQVRVLEMEKEILGKSRGLLRPTERSATPMIYRFIEVEKATYPITLLCRTLGVSRSGFHEWRTNGPSGRDLDDAYLTNAIIDIHADSRGSYGSPRVHAELRLGHKIHCGRKRVERLMRDAGLQGIHRRRLHGCTVRDPEAAPADDLVARKFTAEQPNQLWVADITQQMTWQGWLYLAVVLDVYSRRVVGWAIGDHMRAELVCDALDMATWTRRPTDGTVIHHSDHGAQYTSYIFGKRLRDAGILASMGSIGDCYDNAMAEAFFASLQTELLDRHTWRTRDDLANAIFEWINAWYNPTRRHSALGYLSPVQYEQTHHTPAQRAA; via the exons ATGCCCGCACCACATCCTGCGGAGTTCCGCCGTCGTGCGGTGGAACTGGCGCGCCGGCGTGAGAAGCCGGTGGCCGAGCTGGCCAAGAGTTTGGGGATCTCCGAGTCGTGCCTGCGGAACTGGATGTCCCAGGCCGACGTCGAGGAAGGGCACCGTGAGGGCCTGACCGGCGCTGAACGCGAGGAGCTTCGTGTGCTGCGCCGTCAGGTTCGGGTGCTGGAGATGGAAAAGGAGATCTTGG GTAAAAGCCGCGGCCTTCTTCGCCCAACAGAACGTTCTGCCACCCCGATGATCTACCGGTTCATCGAGGTGGAGAAGGCCACCTACCCGATCACCCTGCTGTGCCGCACCCTGGGCGTGTCCCGTTCCGGGTTCCACGAGTGGCGCACCAACGGCCCCTCCGGCCGCGATCTGGACGACGCCTATCTGACCAATGCGATCATCGACATCCACGCCGACTCTCGCGGCAGCTACGGCTCGCCGCGGGTACACGCCGAACTACGGCTCGGCCACAAAATCCACTGTGGACGTAAACGGGTCGAGCGGCTAATGAGAGACGCTGGCCTGCAAGGCATCCACCGCCGCCGGCTCCACGGCTGCACCGTCCGCGACCCCGAGGCGGCACCCGCCGACGACCTGGTCGCACGCAAGTTCACCGCCGAGCAACCCAACCAGCTCTGGGTCGCCGACATCACCCAGCAGATGACCTGGCAGGGCTGGCTTTACCTCGCCGTCGTCCTGGACGTGTACTCCCGCCGCGTGGTGGGCTGGGCCATCGGCGACCACATGCGAGCCGAATTGGTCTGCGACGCCCTGGACATGGCCACCTGGACCCGCCGACCCACCGACGGCACCGTGATCCACCACAGCGACCACGGCGCCCAGTACACCTCCTACATCTTCGGCAAACGGCTCCGCGACGCCGGGATCCTCGCCTCCATGGGCAGCATCGGCGACTGCTACGACAACGCCATGGCCGAAGCGTTCTTCGCCAGCCTGCAAACCGAACTGTTGGACCGGCACACCTGGCGCACCCGCGACGACCTCGCCAACGCCATCTTCGAGTGGATCAACGCCTGGTACAACCCGACCCGGCGACACTCCGCCCTGGGCTACCTCAGCCCCGTACAGTACGAACAAACCCACCACACGCCCGCTCAACGAGCAGCGTGA